In a genomic window of Scyliorhinus torazame isolate Kashiwa2021f chromosome 5, sScyTor2.1, whole genome shotgun sequence:
- the LOC140418760 gene encoding uncharacterized protein: MEKPWKYGDCGKGYRAPSKLETLQRSHTGERPFTCSQCGKGFCDSSSLLRHQRVHTGEKPFTCSQCGKGFTQLPNLQRHQRVHTGERPFTCTLCGKGFTQPSNLQTHQRIHTGERPFTCTQCGKGFTQLSTLKTHQQIHTGKTLFTCSQCGKGLTRLSHLRRHQRVHTGERPFTCSQCGKAFSQLSHLRSHQRVHTGERLFTCSQCGKGFTQLSHLQTHQQVHTGERPFTCSQCGKGFNQVSTLQSHQRVHTGERPFTCSQCGKGFTQLSTLQSHQRVHTGERPFTCALCGKGFAEVSTLRRHKRVHTGERPFTCSLCGKGFTQLLNLQRHQRVHTGQRPFTCSQCGKGFTQLSHLRRHQRVHTGERPSTSQCETGLLASVHLL, encoded by the coding sequence atggagaaaccgtggaaatatggggactgtgggaagggatacagagccccatctaagctggagactcttcaacgcagtcacactggggagaggccattcacctgctctcagtgtgggaaaggattctgtgattcgtccagcctattgagacaccagcgagttcacactggggagaagccattcacctgctctcagtgtgggaagggattcactcagttacccaacctgcagagacaccagcgagttcacactggggagaggccattcacctgcactctgtgtgggaagggattcactcagccatccaatctgcagacacaccagcgaattcacactggggagaggccattcacctgcactcagtgtgggaagggattcactcagttatccaccctgaagacacaccagcaaattcataCTGGGAAgacactgttcacctgctctcagtgtgggaagggactcactcggttatctcacctgcggagacaccagcgagttcacactggggagaggccgttcacctgctctcagtgtgggaaggcattcagtcagttatctcacctgcggtcacaccagcgagttcacactggggagaggctgttcacctgctctcagtgtgggaagggattcactcagttatctcacctgcagacacaccaacaagttcacactggggagaggccattcacctgctctcagtgtgggaagggattcaatcaggtatccaccctgcagtcacaccagcgagttcacactggggagaggccattcacctgctctcagtgtgggaagggattcactcagttatccaccctacagtcacaccagcgagttcacactggggagaggccattcacctgcgctctctgtgggaaaggatttgctgaagtatccaccctgcggagacacaagcgagttcacactggggagaggccattcacctgctctctgtgtgggaagggattcactcagttactcaacctgcagagacaccagcgagttcacactgggcagaggccattcacctgctctcagtgtgggaagggattcactcagttatcccacctgcggagacaccagcgggttcacactggggagaggccgtccacctctcaatgtgagacagGATTGCTTGCTTCAGTGCACCTGCTTTGA